A genome region from Streptomyces pratensis includes the following:
- a CDS encoding non-ribosomal peptide synthetase, with translation MTGFRLEDVLPLTPLQAGMLFHALYDSQAVDVYTAQFVFGLEGPVDVPALHAAVGGLLRRHANLRVGFLHEDLDEPVQAVAAEVPVPLEELDLTGAAGTGTAQERLDGFLAADRTRRFDLATPPLMRFTLVRTAPQRHRLVMTSHHILLDGWSMPLLVRELFELYAHRGDDSTLPRVVPYRTYLAWLAQQDRAAALESWRTALDGIEAPTLLAGRGGAGAPGAGDLPETLALDLDAATTHRLRETARAHRLTLNTLVQGAWGLLLAHLTGRSDVVFGTTVSGRPPEIPGIESMVGLFINTVPVRLRPAPGETLAELLTRLQAEQARLLGHQYVGLTEIRGVTGLDELFDTLAVFENYPMDAEALRTARQGLPGLAVTGFSGSDAAHYPLTLTIAPGDALRITFGYRAAVLGGDEVARTVARMRGLLTAMAEGLGLRADAVPVLLEGERERLLSQGRGAALRPDTPDTGIPAAVARRAALHPEAVAVSESGRQLTYRQLDAFSQSLAEALTGLGVDEEDGVGILMGRSTALVTVSLAALRAGAAYVPLDPRWPAERLTRVAEVTALRVLIVDGTTRTHPWVCGLGPDTHVVTVDAAGGVLHGGPAVPGPLPTVTGGARLAYVMFTSGSTGLPKGVGVTHADITALASDRTWGEGAADAVLLHSAYVFDASTFEIWAPLLNGGRVVVAPGGALQPAVLRDLVTRDGVTAAFLTTALFNVMAETDPGTLGLLRLVASGGEAAAPGVLQRLATAHPGTAFLNVYGPTETTTFATRHRVRPGEDPGGVPPIGRPLDGMRVHVLDVAMRPVPPGAEGELYVAGAGVARGYLGRPGLTATRFVADPFTGTGERMYRTGDLVRRDHDGTLHYVARADQQIKLRGHRIEPAEIEAALCADPSVRAACVLVREDLPGDRTLTAYVVPAPGRTPDPDLLAAHVGRRLPAYMVPAAIQPVDALPLTPNGKLDRSALPAPATRAGAAGGPPRNAHEEILAGLFADVLGVARVGIDDNFFALGGHSLLATRLVGRVRTALGTETEIRILFENPTAATLARALRDAGRPARPALVPQERPAVLPLSYAQQRLWFLHRLEGPSATYNIPFALRIDGPLDTEALRQALRDVITRHAALRTVFPENDSRPRQHVTDPDDIRLPFALRTVDEEGLTDRIRAAAAAPIDIEHRLPLRATLLRLSDDAHVLVLVVHHIAADGSSLAPLTRDLGAAYRARAGGGKPTWAELPVDYADYTVWQRRLLGDEHDPGSLVSRQLAYWRDALDGLPELVELPRDRSRPAAPRHTGATHDFALDAATARAVADLARTRGCSVFMVLQAALSVLLSRHGAGDDIPLGTAVAGRTDEASSDLVGFFVNTLVLRTDLTGDPTFLELLDRVKQFDLSAYAHQDVPFERLVELLNPARSQNHHPLFQTMLILQNHTPAAPVDLPGLEAAGVPIDAGVSKFDLSFTFTETNDDSGRPSGMRGAVDYATELFDADTVSGLAERLVVLIKAVTAEPDRPLSTYDVLTATERTRLATWGTGPVESLPESTVPALFAQRVRLDPDAPAVRDAVTTLTYGELDARAEALAQHLTARGIGPEDRVAVALPRTHDLVVALLGVLKAGAAYVPLDPDYPARRLSYMLEDARPRLLLTTPAIRRGLPDFPVPHLHVGDLGDNTRTGPTPALLPGHPAYVIYTSGSTGRPKGVVVTHRGAGAMARTQSERLRVAPGSRVLHMASVSFDAAFWELCMGLLSGACLEIDERDALLPGPTLAALVRERGITHLTLPPAALAVMPPGSLPAGTTMVLAGEACPPALVHAWARDRFLVNAYGPTETTVCATMSAFQHADGPLAPGRTVPIGVPVNGTRVHVMDDRLAPAPPGVVGELYVSGEGLARGYHGRASLTASRFVADPSGRPGGRMYRTGDLARWTADGQLVYVSRVDDQVKLRGFRIELGEIEAALTSLPGVAAACAVIREDRPGDRRLVAYTVPSEGAAGPADSEVRAHLAATLPDHMVPAAHVRLDVLPVTPNGKTDRRALPAPDQAVTAGGRAPVTERERALCDVFADVLGVPEAGVTDDFFALGGHSLLAVTLAQRIGERFGRRPSLRALFAAPTVEGIARLLEDGAGEGDEDHAVTPDLAGEVRLADDITGEGRAGAAPAPARRLSRPSARPLLTGASGFLGAFLLRDLIETTGGPVDCLVRAEDEQRGAHRLRANLERYSLWHPRYEGLIRPVPGDLAAPGLGLPPERRAALVRGLGPVIHNGARVNFAAAYGDLRAPNVAGTEELLRLLADSASPGMHHVSTTSVYAPVSGSDSVPVTESTPTGPASGLPDGYARSKWVAEQLVVLARERGLPVTVHRPGRISGDTTTGACQDRDLLWQLIKGCLQAGAVPDLAHGSTDWVPVDYVSAAVVALSVSGGTGAEAYHLTNPDAPGLDRVFEVAARLGHEVRTVPAPHWQARVAEQPDNAAQLFLGDDGQSRHEAMEHRGFDSSRTAKTVASLGIELQPLTDETLTRYLTYFQGTGFLPAPRGVRATT, from the coding sequence GTGACCGGGTTCCGACTGGAAGACGTACTGCCGCTTACGCCGTTGCAGGCAGGCATGCTCTTCCACGCGCTGTACGACTCCCAGGCCGTGGACGTCTACACCGCGCAGTTCGTCTTCGGCCTCGAAGGCCCCGTCGACGTCCCCGCCCTGCACGCCGCTGTCGGCGGTCTGCTGCGGCGGCACGCCAACCTGCGGGTCGGCTTCCTCCACGAGGACCTCGACGAGCCCGTACAGGCCGTCGCCGCAGAGGTGCCGGTGCCGCTGGAGGAACTGGACCTGACCGGGGCGGCCGGCACGGGCACTGCACAGGAGCGCCTCGACGGGTTCCTCGCCGCCGACCGCACACGCCGCTTCGACCTCGCCACCCCGCCGCTGATGCGGTTCACCCTCGTCCGCACCGCCCCGCAGCGGCACCGGCTGGTCATGACGAGCCATCACATCCTGCTCGACGGCTGGTCGATGCCCCTGCTGGTGCGGGAGCTCTTCGAGCTGTACGCGCACCGGGGCGACGACAGCACGCTGCCGCGCGTCGTCCCCTACCGCACCTACCTCGCCTGGCTGGCGCAGCAGGACCGCGCCGCCGCACTGGAGTCCTGGCGTACCGCCCTCGACGGTATCGAGGCTCCGACCCTGCTCGCCGGGCGCGGCGGGGCGGGTGCGCCAGGCGCCGGGGACCTGCCCGAGACCCTCGCCCTCGACCTCGACGCGGCCACGACGCACCGGCTGCGCGAGACGGCCCGGGCCCACCGCCTCACCCTCAACACCCTGGTCCAGGGTGCCTGGGGCCTGCTGCTCGCGCACCTCACCGGGCGCTCCGACGTCGTGTTCGGCACCACCGTCTCCGGGCGCCCGCCGGAGATCCCCGGCATCGAGTCGATGGTCGGCCTCTTCATCAACACCGTGCCGGTACGGCTCCGCCCCGCACCCGGTGAGACCCTGGCCGAGCTCCTGACCCGGCTCCAGGCGGAGCAGGCCCGTCTCCTCGGTCACCAGTACGTGGGTCTGACCGAGATCCGAGGTGTCACGGGCCTGGACGAACTCTTCGACACGCTGGCCGTTTTCGAGAACTACCCCATGGACGCCGAAGCCCTGCGCACCGCCCGGCAGGGACTGCCCGGTCTCGCCGTGACCGGGTTCAGCGGCTCGGACGCGGCGCACTACCCGCTCACCCTCACCATCGCTCCGGGCGACGCGCTGCGGATCACCTTCGGCTACCGGGCCGCCGTCCTCGGCGGGGACGAGGTGGCCCGCACGGTCGCGCGCATGCGAGGACTGCTGACCGCGATGGCGGAAGGGCTCGGTCTACGGGCCGACGCCGTCCCCGTCCTCCTGGAGGGGGAGCGCGAGAGGCTGCTCTCCCAGGGACGCGGCGCCGCACTCAGACCGGACACCCCTGACACGGGCATCCCGGCCGCTGTCGCCCGGCGTGCCGCCCTGCACCCGGAGGCGGTCGCCGTGTCCGAGTCCGGAAGACAGCTGACCTACCGGCAACTCGACGCCTTTTCGCAGTCGTTGGCGGAAGCCCTGACCGGGCTCGGCGTCGACGAGGAGGACGGCGTCGGTATCCTCATGGGCCGCTCCACGGCCCTGGTCACCGTCTCCCTGGCGGCCCTGCGCGCCGGCGCCGCCTATGTGCCGCTCGACCCGCGCTGGCCCGCCGAACGGCTCACCCGCGTGGCCGAGGTGACGGCCCTGCGCGTCCTGATCGTCGACGGGACCACCCGCACCCACCCGTGGGTGTGCGGGCTCGGGCCCGACACCCACGTGGTGACCGTGGACGCCGCAGGCGGGGTCCTGCACGGCGGACCGGCCGTCCCGGGCCCCCTCCCCACCGTCACGGGCGGCGCCCGGCTCGCCTACGTGATGTTCACCTCCGGCTCGACGGGCCTGCCCAAGGGCGTCGGCGTCACCCACGCCGACATCACCGCCCTCGCGTCCGACCGGACGTGGGGCGAAGGAGCGGCCGACGCGGTCCTCCTGCATTCGGCGTACGTCTTCGACGCCTCCACCTTCGAGATCTGGGCGCCCCTCCTCAACGGCGGCCGTGTCGTCGTGGCCCCCGGCGGTGCCCTGCAGCCCGCCGTGCTCCGAGACCTCGTCACCCGGGACGGCGTGACGGCGGCGTTCCTGACGACGGCCCTCTTCAACGTCATGGCGGAGACCGACCCCGGCACCCTCGGGCTGCTGCGCCTGGTCGCGTCCGGCGGTGAGGCCGCTGCGCCCGGCGTCCTCCAACGCCTCGCCACCGCGCACCCCGGCACCGCCTTCCTCAACGTCTACGGGCCCACCGAGACCACCACCTTCGCCACCCGGCACCGCGTCCGCCCGGGTGAGGATCCCGGCGGTGTGCCCCCGATAGGCCGGCCGCTCGACGGCATGCGCGTCCACGTGCTCGACGTGGCGATGCGGCCCGTGCCGCCGGGCGCGGAGGGCGAACTGTACGTCGCGGGCGCCGGTGTGGCGCGCGGCTACCTGGGGCGCCCCGGTCTCACCGCCACCCGTTTCGTCGCCGACCCGTTCACCGGAACCGGGGAGCGGATGTACCGCACCGGTGACCTCGTGCGCCGGGACCACGACGGCACCCTGCACTACGTCGCCCGGGCCGACCAGCAGATCAAGCTCCGCGGCCACCGCATCGAGCCCGCCGAGATCGAAGCGGCCCTCTGCGCCGACCCGTCCGTGCGCGCCGCCTGCGTCCTGGTCCGCGAGGACCTGCCCGGTGACCGCACCCTGACCGCGTACGTCGTCCCGGCCCCCGGACGGACCCCGGACCCGGACCTGCTCGCCGCCCACGTCGGCCGGCGGTTGCCCGCCTACATGGTGCCGGCCGCCATCCAGCCGGTCGACGCGCTGCCGCTGACCCCCAACGGCAAGCTCGACCGGTCCGCCCTCCCCGCGCCCGCCACCCGGGCCGGCGCCGCGGGCGGGCCACCGCGCAACGCCCACGAGGAGATACTCGCCGGGCTCTTCGCCGACGTACTGGGTGTGGCCCGTGTCGGCATCGACGACAACTTCTTCGCGCTGGGCGGGCACTCCCTGCTCGCCACCCGTCTCGTCGGCCGCGTCCGCACCGCCCTGGGCACGGAGACCGAGATCCGCATCCTCTTCGAGAACCCCACCGCCGCCACCCTCGCCAGGGCCCTGCGTGACGCGGGCCGTCCAGCCCGCCCCGCCCTCGTGCCGCAGGAACGCCCCGCCGTGCTCCCGCTGTCCTACGCGCAGCAGCGCCTGTGGTTCCTCCACCGCCTCGAAGGCCCCTCCGCCACCTACAACATCCCCTTCGCCCTGCGCATCGACGGACCGCTCGACACCGAGGCCCTGCGCCAGGCCCTCCGCGACGTCATAACCCGGCACGCCGCGCTGCGCACCGTCTTCCCCGAGAACGACAGCCGGCCGCGCCAGCACGTCACCGACCCCGACGACATCCGCCTCCCGTTCGCCCTCCGAACCGTCGACGAGGAAGGGCTCACCGACCGGATCCGGGCCGCCGCTGCCGCGCCGATCGACATCGAGCACCGTCTCCCCCTACGGGCGACCCTGCTGCGCCTGTCCGACGACGCCCACGTCCTGGTCCTCGTGGTCCACCACATTGCGGCCGACGGCTCGTCCCTGGCCCCTCTCACCCGCGACCTGGGCGCCGCCTACCGTGCCCGCGCCGGCGGCGGGAAGCCGACGTGGGCCGAACTGCCCGTCGACTACGCGGACTACACCGTCTGGCAGCGCCGGCTGCTCGGCGACGAGCACGACCCCGGGAGCCTCGTCTCACGACAGCTGGCCTACTGGAGAGACGCGTTGGACGGGCTGCCGGAGTTGGTCGAGCTGCCCCGGGACCGGTCGCGCCCCGCCGCGCCCCGGCACACGGGCGCCACCCACGACTTCGCCCTCGACGCCGCGACCGCCCGGGCGGTCGCGGACCTCGCCCGCACCCGCGGATGCAGCGTCTTCATGGTTCTCCAGGCAGCCCTGTCGGTGCTCCTCTCCCGGCACGGCGCGGGCGACGACATCCCGCTGGGCACAGCCGTCGCCGGACGCACCGACGAGGCGTCCTCGGACCTCGTCGGCTTCTTCGTCAACACGCTCGTGCTGCGCACCGACCTGACGGGCGACCCCACGTTCCTCGAACTCCTCGACCGCGTGAAGCAGTTCGACCTCTCCGCGTACGCACATCAGGACGTACCCTTCGAGCGCCTGGTGGAACTGCTCAACCCCGCGCGCTCGCAGAACCACCACCCGCTCTTCCAGACCATGCTCATCCTCCAGAACCACACCCCCGCAGCGCCCGTGGACCTGCCCGGCCTCGAAGCCGCCGGCGTGCCGATCGATGCCGGAGTCAGCAAGTTCGACCTGTCGTTCACCTTCACCGAGACGAACGACGACAGCGGCAGGCCAAGCGGTATGCGGGGCGCCGTCGACTACGCGACGGAGCTCTTCGACGCGGACACGGTCAGCGGCCTCGCCGAACGGCTCGTCGTGCTGATCAAAGCCGTGACCGCCGAGCCCGACCGTCCGCTGAGCACCTACGACGTGCTCACCGCCACCGAGCGCACCCGTCTCGCCACGTGGGGGACCGGGCCCGTCGAGAGCCTGCCCGAGTCGACCGTCCCCGCGCTCTTCGCACAGCGGGTCCGGCTCGACCCGGACGCCCCGGCGGTCCGCGACGCCGTCACCACCCTCACCTACGGCGAACTCGACGCCCGCGCCGAGGCCCTGGCCCAGCACCTCACGGCGCGGGGCATCGGCCCCGAGGACCGGGTGGCCGTCGCGCTGCCCCGCACCCACGACCTCGTCGTCGCCCTCCTCGGCGTCCTCAAGGCCGGGGCGGCGTACGTGCCGCTCGACCCGGACTACCCGGCCCGGCGCCTGTCGTACATGCTCGAAGACGCCCGGCCGCGCCTGCTCCTCACCACGCCTGCCATCCGCCGCGGGCTTCCCGACTTCCCGGTGCCCCACCTGCACGTCGGCGACCTCGGGGACAACACCCGCACGGGCCCCACCCCGGCCCTTCTCCCCGGGCACCCGGCGTACGTCATCTACACATCGGGCTCCACCGGCCGCCCCAAGGGTGTCGTGGTCACCCACCGGGGCGCGGGCGCCATGGCCAGGACGCAGAGCGAGCGGCTGCGCGTCGCCCCGGGCAGCAGAGTGCTCCACATGGCGTCCGTCAGCTTCGACGCCGCGTTCTGGGAGCTGTGCATGGGGCTGCTCTCCGGGGCATGCCTGGAGATCGACGAACGCGACGCCCTGCTCCCCGGCCCCACCCTCGCCGCCCTCGTCCGTGAGCGGGGCATCACCCACCTCACCCTGCCGCCCGCCGCCCTCGCGGTGATGCCGCCCGGCTCGCTGCCCGCCGGAACGACGATGGTGCTCGCCGGTGAGGCCTGCCCGCCCGCCCTGGTGCACGCCTGGGCGCGCGACCGGTTCCTCGTCAACGCCTACGGCCCGACCGAGACCACCGTCTGCGCGACCATGAGCGCCTTCCAGCACGCGGACGGACCGCTCGCCCCCGGCCGCACGGTGCCCATCGGGGTCCCCGTCAACGGCACCCGGGTCCACGTCATGGACGACAGGCTGGCCCCCGCACCGCCCGGCGTCGTCGGCGAACTGTACGTATCCGGCGAGGGACTGGCCCGCGGGTACCACGGCCGGGCCTCCCTGACCGCGTCCCGGTTCGTGGCCGACCCCTCCGGCCGTCCGGGGGGCCGCATGTACCGCACCGGCGACCTGGCGCGCTGGACGGCCGACGGGCAGCTCGTCTACGTCTCCCGGGTCGACGACCAGGTCAAACTCCGCGGTTTCCGGATCGAGTTGGGTGAGATCGAGGCCGCCCTCACGTCCCTGCCCGGCGTCGCCGCTGCCTGTGCCGTCATCCGCGAGGACCGGCCCGGGGACCGGCGCCTGGTCGCGTACACCGTGCCGTCGGAAGGAGCGGCGGGCCCGGCCGACAGCGAGGTGCGCGCGCACCTCGCCGCCACCCTGCCCGACCACATGGTCCCCGCCGCCCACGTACGGCTCGACGTCCTGCCCGTCACTCCCAACGGCAAGACCGACCGACGCGCCCTGCCCGCCCCGGACCAGGCCGTGACTGCCGGAGGACGTGCTCCGGTGACCGAGCGCGAGCGTGCCCTGTGCGACGTCTTCGCGGACGTTCTCGGCGTGCCCGAGGCCGGTGTCACCGACGACTTCTTCGCCCTCGGCGGCCACTCGCTGCTCGCGGTGACCCTGGCGCAGCGGATCGGGGAACGCTTCGGCCGTCGCCCCTCCCTGCGCGCCCTGTTCGCGGCGCCCACCGTCGAGGGAATCGCACGCCTCCTGGAGGACGGGGCGGGGGAGGGTGACGAGGACCACGCCGTCACGCCGGACCTCGCCGGCGAGGTCCGCCTGGCGGATGACATCACCGGCGAGGGCCGTGCCGGAGCGGCGCCGGCTCCTGCCCGCAGGCTCTCCCGTCCTTCCGCCCGGCCTCTCCTGACCGGCGCCTCCGGATTCCTCGGCGCGTTCCTCCTGCGCGACCTCATCGAGACCACCGGCGGCCCGGTCGACTGTCTCGTACGGGCCGAGGACGAGCAGCGCGGTGCGCACCGGCTACGGGCCAACCTGGAGCGCTACAGCTTGTGGCACCCCCGGTACGAGGGTCTGATCCGCCCTGTCCCCGGGGACCTCGCCGCCCCCGGCCTCGGTCTGCCGCCCGAGCGGCGGGCCGCCCTGGTGCGCGGCCTCGGGCCCGTCATCCACAACGGCGCCCGCGTCAACTTCGCCGCCGCGTACGGTGATCTGCGCGCGCCCAACGTGGCCGGCACCGAGGAACTGCTGCGCCTGCTTGCCGACTCCGCCTCACCGGGGATGCACCACGTCTCGACCACGAGCGTCTACGCCCCGGTGTCCGGTTCGGATTCCGTGCCCGTCACCGAGTCGACCCCTACGGGCCCCGCCTCCGGCCTGCCCGACGGATACGCGCGGAGCAAGTGGGTCGCCGAGCAGCTCGTCGTCCTGGCCCGCGAACGCGGCCTGCCGGTGACCGTCCACCGGCCGGGCCGCATCAGCGGCGACACCACGACCGGAGCCTGCCAGGACCGTGACCTGCTGTGGCAGCTCATCAAGGGGTGCCTGCAGGCGGGCGCGGTGCCGGACCTGGCGCACGGGTCGACCGACTGGGTGCCCGTGGACTACGTCAGCGCGGCGGTGGTGGCGCTCTCCGTATCCGGCGGAACGGGGGCCGAGGCCTACCACCTCACCAATCCGGACGCCCCGGGCCTGGACCGCGTCTTCGAAGTGGCCGCCCGCCTGGGCCACGAGGTCCGCACCGTCCCCGCGCCGCACTGGCAGGCGCGCGTCGCGGAACAGCCCGACAACGCGGCACAACTCTTCCTCGGCGACGACGGGCAGAGCCGGCACGAGGCGATGGAGCACCGCGGCTTCGACTCCAGCAGGACGGCCAAGACCGTGGCGTCCCTGGGGATCGAGCTGCAACCCCTGACCGACGAGACGCTGACCCGCTACCTGACCTACTTCCAGGGAACGGGGTTCCTGCCCGCTCCGAGGGGGGTGCGTGCCACGACGTGA
- a CDS encoding GNAT family N-acetyltransferase, giving the protein MSEHVRLRDVGEADLEVFLAQEHDPEAVRRSNFPPRERETFIRHWKTKVLGDPTIFVQAVTVDGELAGNLVAWWEGDRRFIGYWLGRQYWGRGIGTQALALFLDRETARPLYADPFAGNTGSVRLLEKHGFRRTGTVMHGEHEHIMLELG; this is encoded by the coding sequence ATGAGCGAACATGTGCGGCTGCGAGATGTCGGCGAGGCCGATCTGGAGGTGTTCCTCGCCCAGGAACACGACCCGGAGGCCGTGCGTCGGTCGAACTTCCCGCCCCGGGAACGTGAGACCTTCATCCGGCACTGGAAGACGAAGGTCCTGGGCGACCCCACCATCTTCGTACAGGCCGTCACCGTGGACGGGGAGCTGGCGGGGAATCTGGTGGCGTGGTGGGAGGGGGACCGGCGCTTCATCGGGTACTGGCTCGGCCGGCAGTACTGGGGCCGGGGCATCGGCACTCAGGCGCTCGCGCTCTTCCTGGACCGGGAGACCGCCCGGCCGCTGTATGCCGATCCCTTCGCCGGGAACACCGGTTCCGTGCGGCTGCTGGAGAAGCACGGCTTCCGGCGCACCGGGACGGTGATGCACGGCGAACACGAGCACATCATGCTGGAGCTCGGGTAG
- a CDS encoding GNAT family N-acetyltransferase, whose translation MSHTLPDGYVVRPAAPSDVDGARNVMLDTFYKEFGYGYVPRWHRDVVDIQGTYLDDPRHLLLVAVHDGEVVATTGVRSQGPAHPPHPRWLAERYPSGTTAQLVRVYVRPDHRRRGLARALVEAARDFVMDAPGYECIYLHTNVHVEGAESFWRSMAKEVFDARTTGEHGPGVATVHFEIPF comes from the coding sequence ATGAGTCACACCCTGCCCGACGGCTACGTCGTGCGCCCTGCGGCACCGTCGGACGTGGACGGTGCCCGCAACGTCATGCTCGACACGTTCTACAAGGAGTTCGGGTACGGGTACGTGCCCAGGTGGCACCGCGATGTCGTCGACATCCAGGGGACTTACCTCGATGATCCGCGGCACCTCCTGCTCGTGGCCGTCCACGACGGCGAGGTGGTCGCCACCACGGGCGTGAGGTCCCAGGGTCCCGCGCACCCGCCCCACCCCCGATGGCTGGCCGAGCGCTATCCGTCCGGCACCACGGCCCAGCTGGTCCGCGTCTACGTGCGGCCGGACCACCGGCGCCGGGGTCTCGCCCGCGCGCTTGTCGAAGCGGCCCGCGATTTCGTCATGGACGCGCCCGGTTACGAGTGCATCTACCTCCACACCAATGTGCACGTCGAAGGGGCGGAGTCCTTCTGGCGGAGCATGGCCAAGGAGGTGTTCGACGCGCGCACCACCGGGGAGCACGGGCCGGGTGTCGCGACCGTGCACTTCGAGATCCCTTTCTGA
- the aztA gene encoding zinc ABC transporter ATP-binding protein AztA, whose product MKIMFNKQAQSSATATGPAFRIRIAELSAGYAGHPVLHQLSAEIMPLTATALVGPNGSGKSTLLGVLAGVIQPTAGELHHADGRPPAFVPQRGAVGDTLPLTVRQTVEMGRWGERGAWRRLTRQDRAVVNSALERMGIADLAARQLGELSGGQRQRTLIAQGLAQESDLLLLDEPTTGLDPEARERIAALLTDLVTDGVTVVHATHDLDAARSADACLLLREGRLVGQGEPGQLLTPSTLARIWQPA is encoded by the coding sequence ATGAAAATCATGTTCAACAAACAGGCCCAATCGTCCGCCACCGCCACCGGCCCGGCGTTTCGCATCCGGATCGCGGAGCTGTCAGCGGGTTACGCCGGGCATCCGGTACTCCATCAACTCAGTGCCGAGATAATGCCGTTGACCGCGACCGCACTCGTCGGCCCGAACGGCAGCGGGAAGTCCACCCTGCTCGGCGTACTGGCCGGTGTGATCCAGCCCACAGCGGGCGAGCTGCACCACGCCGACGGTCGGCCACCGGCGTTCGTCCCCCAGCGCGGGGCCGTCGGTGACACCCTGCCGCTGACGGTCCGGCAGACCGTGGAGATGGGGCGCTGGGGCGAACGAGGCGCGTGGCGCAGGCTCACCCGCCAGGACCGGGCCGTGGTGAACTCCGCACTGGAGCGCATGGGTATCGCCGACCTGGCCGCACGGCAGCTCGGAGAGCTGTCCGGCGGGCAGAGACAGCGCACCCTGATCGCCCAGGGGCTCGCCCAGGAGTCGGACCTGCTGCTGCTGGACGAGCCGACCACGGGGCTCGACCCCGAGGCCAGGGAACGCATAGCGGCGCTGCTGACCGATCTGGTCACCGACGGCGTGACCGTCGTGCACGCCACGCACGACCTGGACGCGGCCCGCTCGGCCGACGCCTGCCTGCTGCTGCGCGAGGGACGCCTGGTGGGCCAAGGGGAACCCGGGCAACTCCTCACCCCGTCGACGCTCGCCCGTATCTGGCAACCTGCCTGA
- the aztB gene encoding zinc ABC transporter permease AztB gives MEWLTGPFEVTFVQRALWGGVLVSAICALAGTWVVLRGMAFLGDAMSHGLLPGVALAALLGGNLLVGALLSAAVMTAGVTALGRRPRLSEDTGIGLLFVGMLSLGVIIVSRSQSFAVDLTGFLFGDVLAVREQDLALLGGALLLALAVSVFGHRAFLALAFDPRKARTLGLRPRLAHAVLLGLLALAIVASFHIVGTLLVLGLLIAPPAAALPWARSVRGVMVLAALLGTTATFGGLLLSWHLSTAAGATVSALAVGLFFLSHLASGIRHRRSARPAGIRPATTD, from the coding sequence ATGGAGTGGTTGACAGGCCCCTTTGAGGTGACCTTCGTGCAGCGCGCCCTGTGGGGCGGAGTCCTGGTGTCGGCGATATGCGCGCTGGCGGGGACCTGGGTGGTGCTGAGAGGCATGGCCTTCCTCGGCGACGCGATGTCCCACGGGCTGCTGCCCGGAGTCGCGCTCGCCGCGCTGTTGGGGGGCAACCTGCTGGTGGGGGCGCTGCTGAGCGCGGCCGTCATGACAGCCGGGGTCACCGCCCTCGGGCGCAGACCCCGGCTCTCCGAGGACACCGGCATCGGTCTGCTCTTCGTGGGGATGCTGTCGCTCGGCGTCATCATCGTGTCGCGGTCGCAGTCCTTCGCGGTGGACCTGACCGGCTTTCTCTTCGGAGACGTACTCGCCGTCCGCGAACAGGACCTGGCGCTGCTCGGCGGAGCCCTGCTGCTCGCCCTGGCGGTCTCCGTCTTCGGCCACCGCGCCTTCCTCGCCCTGGCTTTCGACCCCCGCAAGGCCCGGACGCTCGGCCTGCGCCCGCGCCTGGCCCACGCCGTACTCCTGGGGCTGCTGGCGCTGGCCATCGTCGCCTCCTTCCACATCGTGGGAACACTGCTGGTCCTGGGTCTGCTCATCGCTCCACCTGCGGCCGCGCTGCCATGGGCGCGCAGTGTCCGGGGCGTGATGGTGCTCGCGGCTCTGCTCGGCACGACCGCCACGTTCGGCGGCCTGCTCCTGTCGTGGCACCTGAGCACCGCGGCCGGCGCGACCGTCTCGGCCCTCGCGGTGGGCCTGTTCTTCCTCTCCCACCTGGCGTCCGGCATCCGCCACCGCCGCAGCGCACGCCCGGCCGGCATCCGCCCGGCGACAACCGACTGA